In Corylus avellana chromosome ca2, CavTom2PMs-1.0, the following proteins share a genomic window:
- the LOC132170110 gene encoding probable F-box protein At4g22030, with translation MVSVAGVILDLGLTCAYSFTASHERPKTSELNLPPYLHSQPSHFPPTQEKLRENINQMASSTLRLSSSSSCSRQINAAIHVPKLPKAIACFSVPKIPTRKLVQELNKRDGFTGIVPVEKITTTSTDDKIATTQLYAILEAAADRVEMHANMGKQRENWNTLLLNSVNMITLTAATMAGAAAIGGAGMPLLALKLSSTLLYSAATGMLLVMNKIQPSQLAEEQRNATRLFKQIQTQIQTMMALGTPMEKDVEGVMEKVLAVDKAYPLPLLGAMLDKFPAKFEPSVWWPSNQQLQKKNKSSQGKQRDEKKNGWSEEMEVEMREIVEVVKRKDIEDYERLGNLVLKINKILAIAGPLLTAIAAVGSAFVGSGSWAAIVAVAAGALGSMVNAFEHGGQIGMVFEMYRNCAGFFQLLSESIEATLEERDTEKRENGELFEMNVALKLGRSLSQLRELAKKSASSCMDGTAIDEFASKLF, from the exons ATGGTCTCCGTTGCAGGTGTAATCCTTGATCTTGGTTTAACATGCGCGTACAGTTTTACTGCGTCGCATGAGAGGCCCAAGACAAGcga ACTCAACCTGCCTCCCTACCTCCATTCTCAACCTTCCCACTTTCCCCCTACACAAGAAAAGCTCAGAGAAAACATCAATCAAATGGCTTCAAGTACTCTCCGattatcttcatcatcttcttgttcCAGGCAAATCAATGCTGCTATTCATGTCCCTAAACTTCCTAAAGCGATCGCTTGCTTCTCAGTTCCAAAAATACCAACGAGAAAGCTGGTTCAGGAATTGAATAAAAGGGATGGATTCACGGGCATAGTCCCGGTAGAAAAGATCACTACCACATCAACTGATGACAAAATTGCGACTACCCAACTATATGCCATCTTAGAGGCCGCGGCTGACAGGGTGGAGATGCACGCCAACATGGGAAAACAGCGTGAAAACTGGAATACCCTTCTTCTCAACTCCGTCAACATGATAACCCTCACTGCTGCCACCATGGCCGGTGCTGCAGCCATTGGTGGAGCCGGAATGCCCCTTTTGGCTTTGAAACTGTCGTCCACGCTCTTGTATTCTGCAGCCACTGGGATGTTGCTTGTGATGAATAAAATTCAGCCTTCACAGCTTGCAGAGGAGCAACGCAATGCTACAAGATTGTTCAAGCAGATCCAGACCCAAATCCAAACTATGATGGCTCTCGGGACTCCAATGGAAAAAGATGTGGAGGGCGTGATGGAAAAGGTTCTGGCCGTCGACAAAGCATACCCACTTCCCTTGCTAGGAGCCATGCTTGACAAATTCCCTGCAAAGTTTGAGCCATCTGTTTGGTGGCCTTCAAATCAGCAACTCcagaagaaaaacaagtccTCTCAAGGAAAGCAAcgagatgagaagaagaatgGGTGGAGTGAGGAAATGGAAGTAGAAATGCGAGAGATCGTCGAGGTGGTGAAGAGAAAGGACATTGAGGACTACGAAAGGCTAGGCAACTTGGTGTTGAAGATCAACAAGATTTTAGCCATTGCAGGTCCATTGCTCACTGCCATTGCAGCCGTTGGATCTGCTTTTGTTGGTAGCGGCTCTTGGGCTGCAATAGTAGCGGTGGCTGCGGGGGCTTTAGGTAGCATGGTTAATGCATTCGAGCATGGTGGCCAAATTGGGATGGTGTTTGAGATGTACAGAAACTGCGCTGGTTTCTTTCAGCTACTCTCAGAATCCATTGAAGCTACACTTGAGGAAAGAGATacggagaaaagagaaaacggAGAGTTGTTTGAAATGAATGTGGCTTTGAAGCTGGGGAGAAGCTTGTCACAGCTCAGAGAGTTAGCTAAAAAGTCAGCTTCTTCATGTATGGATGGAACCGCCATAGATGAATTCGCTAGCAAGCTCTTTTAG